Proteins from one Thermoplasmata archaeon genomic window:
- a CDS encoding type II toxin-antitoxin system VapC family toxin: MPRRFIDASVFVHAYLRPRRALKPHERAIKGHARTIVARIEHEEEVAISTVHLGEIANVLEEWMRAEDARAVLRELVTRDNIEVLPVGRDDFLEAMSLGSEAGAGTTDALAAVLMGIKGITEIYSFDRAFDRVEGLNRITR, encoded by the coding sequence ATGCCGCGCCGGTTCATCGACGCGAGCGTGTTTGTCCACGCCTACCTCCGCCCAAGGCGGGCACTCAAGCCGCACGAAAGGGCAATCAAGGGTCACGCGAGGACGATCGTCGCTCGGATCGAGCACGAGGAAGAGGTGGCCATCTCGACCGTGCACCTCGGCGAGATCGCCAACGTCCTCGAGGAATGGATGCGCGCCGAGGACGCGAGGGCCGTCCTCCGCGAACTCGTGACCCGAGACAATATCGAAGTCCTTCCGGTGGGTCGCGATGACTTCCTTGAGGCCATGTCCCTCGGATCGGAAGCGGGAGCCGGCACGACGGACGCCCTTGCCGCCGTCCTCATGGGAATCAAGGGGATCACCGAAATCTACTCTTTCGACCGTGCCTTCGACCGCGTCGAAGGGTTGAACCGAATCACCCGCTGA
- a CDS encoding PKD domain-containing protein, with protein sequence MAIPRALLAFGVGFLMLALVVSAPNAAALNESMDVITLPGFSTTTLGATVTLTTHVFQYGSHADATSLTVSTFARTLTATRTSTGVYETTFTIQATDVYGGYVYVNVGAWIGTLFDYGYAYLQLGPWFALDLTTSATHASPGDTVDVTARFTENGTLLDPNTIVVRASLAVPGAATITQDLTLTHPATGTYVGSFTVPPTLAQEGRVSFGGNAERSGFYAYDSETIGAGTPGVASVWFRLASVGASSSAIDVFVANATGWPVAGALVVSTYEYQTTTGTETGSSSATADASGVARLTFAHPGALYEVSFRGTATSGSLSAGFSGYVNPPYTGVVVLGDPESSVYAPGSAVSLGATVYLDGNPVTGRTVYYYARTGSSILASGQTATDADGRITLSFLMPSEDLSIDYAVDVGGTWYSRYGYVSSHPFTVTHNTVHAGSLLQVSVPSFPVPMRYVVFVLQGRISGASYQSTWSLASGSLSSRDIVLPTGPSVQFSLQLPRALPKGQDYFLTVYGVPQTLNAPPRYYVDTIHIENVPPVAAAVPSASSPAVGESVRVNASSSTDADGAIVAYRFAWGDGATTNWTSNASAAHAYANPGDYTVTVSVRDDNGAEQSTTLTVRVQSSTAVLLYAGLGLGAAAVAGVAVFLWRRSRRPPATTAPEGALPPIPASPEGPPARPPGAPPPPPL encoded by the coding sequence ATGGCGATTCCTAGGGCGCTCCTCGCGTTCGGTGTCGGCTTCCTGATGCTTGCCCTGGTGGTTTCCGCGCCGAACGCGGCGGCCCTGAACGAGTCGATGGACGTCATCACCCTCCCGGGGTTCTCGACCACGACCCTCGGAGCCACCGTCACGCTCACCACGCATGTCTTCCAGTACGGCAGCCACGCCGATGCGACGAGCCTCACCGTCAGCACGTTCGCGCGCACCCTCACGGCAACCCGGACGTCGACCGGCGTCTACGAGACGACGTTCACGATCCAGGCGACCGACGTGTACGGTGGCTACGTGTACGTGAATGTGGGTGCGTGGATCGGGACGCTCTTCGATTACGGCTACGCCTATCTGCAGCTCGGTCCGTGGTTCGCCCTGGATCTCACGACCTCCGCGACTCACGCGTCCCCCGGAGACACGGTCGATGTGACCGCACGGTTCACGGAGAACGGCACGCTCCTCGACCCGAATACCATCGTCGTTCGTGCCAGCTTAGCCGTTCCCGGCGCCGCGACGATCACCCAAGACCTCACCCTGACGCATCCGGCGACGGGGACCTACGTCGGCTCCTTCACGGTCCCGCCAACCCTCGCGCAGGAGGGCCGCGTCTCCTTCGGCGGAAATGCGGAGCGCTCGGGGTTCTACGCGTACGACAGCGAGACGATCGGGGCCGGCACCCCCGGAGTCGCCTCCGTGTGGTTCCGCCTCGCGTCGGTCGGAGCGTCGTCCAGTGCGATCGACGTCTTCGTGGCGAACGCCACGGGGTGGCCTGTCGCCGGTGCGCTCGTCGTCTCCACGTACGAGTACCAGACCACGACAGGGACCGAGACCGGGTCGTCCTCGGCCACGGCGGACGCCAGCGGGGTCGCGAGGCTTACGTTCGCGCATCCGGGCGCCCTCTACGAGGTTTCGTTCCGGGGAACCGCCACCTCCGGCAGCCTTTCCGCCGGATTCTCCGGGTACGTCAATCCTCCCTACACCGGCGTCGTCGTCCTCGGGGACCCGGAGTCCTCCGTGTACGCGCCCGGGAGCGCCGTATCGCTGGGCGCGACCGTCTACCTGGACGGAAACCCGGTGACGGGCCGGACCGTCTACTACTACGCCCGCACGGGAAGCTCCATCTTGGCGAGCGGGCAGACCGCGACGGACGCGGACGGCCGGATCACACTCTCGTTCCTCATGCCCTCCGAAGACCTCTCGATCGACTACGCCGTGGATGTCGGAGGGACGTGGTACTCGAGGTACGGCTACGTGAGCTCCCACCCATTCACCGTGACGCACAACACGGTCCACGCGGGTAGCCTCCTCCAGGTTTCCGTCCCGTCCTTCCCGGTGCCGATGCGTTACGTGGTGTTCGTCCTCCAGGGGAGGATCTCCGGCGCGAGCTACCAGTCGACGTGGTCTCTCGCGAGCGGTTCGCTGTCGTCGCGCGATATCGTCCTACCGACCGGACCCTCGGTCCAATTCAGCTTGCAGCTTCCGAGGGCCCTGCCGAAGGGGCAGGACTACTTCCTGACGGTCTACGGGGTCCCCCAGACGCTCAACGCGCCCCCACGGTACTACGTGGACACGATTCACATCGAAAACGTGCCGCCCGTCGCCGCCGCCGTCCCGTCTGCGTCGAGCCCGGCCGTCGGCGAATCGGTCCGGGTGAATGCGTCCTCGTCCACGGATGCCGATGGCGCGATCGTCGCGTACCGGTTCGCCTGGGGCGACGGCGCGACGACGAATTGGACGTCGAACGCCTCCGCCGCGCACGCGTACGCGAACCCGGGCGACTACACCGTGACGGTCTCGGTCCGGGACGACAACGGAGCGGAACAGTCGACGACGCTCACGGTCCGCGTCCAGTCGTCCACGGCCGTCCTCCTGTACGCCGGGCTCGGCCTTGGGGCGGCTGCGGTCGCCGGCGTGGCCGTGTTCCTATGGCGGCGCTCCCGCCGCCCGCCCGCGACCACCGCGCCCGAGGGGGCTCTGCCTCCCATCCCGGCGTCCCCGGAGGGACCTCCCGCGAGGCCCCCCGGCGCCCCGCCGCCCCCGCCCCTATAG
- a CDS encoding AbrB/MazE/SpoVT family DNA-binding domain-containing protein: protein MRPVLKKVDRQGRIVLPARWRKKHLKGDKVLLRDRGDALEILPQEKVDLTAYFDAAEVDLKADLSDWHGVRRELRKR, encoded by the coding sequence ATGAGGCCCGTCCTGAAGAAAGTGGACCGCCAAGGCAGGATCGTACTTCCGGCGCGGTGGCGGAAAAAGCACCTGAAGGGAGACAAGGTCTTGCTACGGGATCGTGGGGACGCCCTCGAGATCCTGCCACAGGAGAAGGTCGACCTCACGGCCTACTTCGACGCGGCGGAGGTCGATCTCAAGGCGGACCTTTCGGATTGGCACGGCGTCCGGCGCGAGCTCCGGAAGCGCTAG
- a CDS encoding type II toxin-antitoxin system VapC family toxin has translation MSERSVYLDSSAVAKRYIAEAGTETIDALYARSEAREMQLGFSLWNVGEVLGAIARARRVRWLTPAEAETAAWSFVGESMKLRRLGALRTVPVRGDLLEAAIALLFRRDIEQADALQIATCKDLRAAALISADRRVLEAARAEGLTALDPVRDEARIRSLGTG, from the coding sequence ATGAGCGAGCGGAGCGTGTACTTGGACTCAAGCGCCGTCGCAAAGCGCTACATCGCGGAAGCGGGCACTGAAACGATCGATGCGCTCTACGCGCGCTCCGAGGCTCGGGAGATGCAACTCGGCTTCTCCTTGTGGAACGTCGGGGAGGTCCTCGGCGCCATCGCCCGAGCCCGCAGGGTGCGATGGCTCACCCCGGCCGAGGCTGAAACCGCGGCGTGGTCGTTCGTCGGGGAGAGCATGAAGCTCCGCCGCTTGGGCGCCCTCCGCACCGTGCCCGTCCGCGGGGACCTCCTCGAGGCGGCGATCGCCCTCCTCTTCCGTCGAGACATCGAACAGGCGGACGCGTTGCAGATCGCCACGTGCAAGGACCTCCGCGCGGCCGCCCTGATCTCCGCCGACCGGCGAGTGCTCGAGGCCGCTCGCGCCGAGGGCCTGACCGCCTTGGATCCGGTCCGGGACGAAGCCCGAATCCGGTCGCTCGGGACGGGTTAG